The Clostridioides difficile genome has a segment encoding these proteins:
- a CDS encoding recombination protein NinG, which translates to MNKNIELIGNFASDWIRYSDYEYKITEEDELYIVPTEDAVFNMYNPFDVADEIIVDIIRIGQEALQDISKETKEMRLKKEVLEFVKKYGLLGLIYSSVYNRDIVGEERVLMIEKNYITKENILNTDEYINMFIPFASDEDVYFKKYKRGIDVSKREESPKFFGKRPLILDLVFSKFYTEQLDWIVNFSKDMCRHFNQICVYKNMSNLLTENVTIMSGGFNPQKIGFSISQLDKPTIAWEFNSLKTAIETIYAFAITSEPASLNKCKYCGKIYIPTNSKSQYCSPSCRNCSNVKKSRSRAKKDK; encoded by the coding sequence ATGAATAAAAATATAGAGTTAATTGGAAATTTTGCTAGTGATTGGATTCGATATAGTGATTATGAATATAAAATTACTGAAGAAGATGAATTGTATATAGTACCAACTGAAGATGCTGTATTTAATATGTACAATCCATTTGATGTTGCAGATGAAATTATAGTAGATATAATTCGCATAGGGCAAGAAGCATTACAAGATATATCAAAAGAAACTAAAGAAATGAGATTAAAAAAAGAAGTACTCGAATTTGTAAAGAAATATGGACTGTTAGGATTAATTTATTCAAGTGTATATAATAGAGATATTGTTGGTGAAGAAAGAGTACTGATGATTGAAAAGAATTATATTACAAAAGAGAATATATTAAATACTGATGAGTATATAAATATGTTTATTCCATTTGCAAGTGATGAAGATGTGTACTTTAAAAAATATAAACGAGGTATAGATGTATCAAAACGAGAAGAATCACCAAAATTCTTTGGGAAAAGACCTTTGATTTTAGATTTAGTATTTTCAAAGTTTTATACTGAACAATTGGATTGGATTGTAAATTTTTCTAAGGATATGTGTAGACATTTTAATCAAATTTGTGTCTATAAAAATATGTCTAACTTATTAACTGAAAATGTCACTATTATGTCTGGAGGATTTAATCCTCAAAAGATTGGGTTTTCTATAAGCCAATTAGATAAACCAACTATTGCATGGGAATTTAATTCGTTAAAAACAGCCATTGAAACTATCTATGCATTTGCAATTACAAGTGAACCTGCATCTTTAAATAAATGTAAGTATTGTGGAAAAATTTATATACCTACAAATTCTAAATCTCAATACTGTTCACCTTCCTGTAGAAATTGCTCAAATGTAAAGAAAAGCAGAAGTAGAGCTAAAAAAGATAAGTAA
- a CDS encoding DUF6179 domain-containing protein, with the protein MSNNNLTNININENNLIKNQYAISLLKECMDCKVINEREVYNIQQEISLILIDLIKKYTNGQSTSVKTEVAEKLLLSIWYAIDAYVNKLENIEKRVVELTAKNIKNIYLEGIKILECDLIELENFYELMKSRKLDTNSIAYNDTLMELSGFFKNYNIKFEAYDIPVSIDYPLALDDMDIQGIYYVKNYIESMDIENRFCNLFKKKDRKKLFYDYGITYKIDCDVILINLFELIINNSIFSTILGNESTNLKISEYEYEFLEKQFKNIYNHTFEDENKVYKENNVIELFEENNSFDFNDSEEFNKESIINEKIVLLLEETIDVLIKRLNIEDLDMVNYIKAYEKIFIESVLSSIKSDTFKSMITISKNESEPLEKYIVDDENKLDDESFREIFNAILESTSIIEKIKIIKENINAKKDFIDILESECLFGDDYLMLFASLSEFELAMLGSVVFYEDMRMKEINLLELLLNENSETTLWKREYIEFMKIQNKEKIHCIEEYTNQIN; encoded by the coding sequence ATGTCAAATAATAATCTAACTAACATCAATATAAATGAAAATAATCTAATAAAAAACCAATATGCAATATCTCTACTTAAAGAATGTATGGATTGTAAAGTAATAAATGAGAGAGAAGTATATAACATACAACAGGAAATATCTTTAATACTTATAGATTTGATTAAAAAATATACAAATGGTCAAAGCACATCAGTAAAAACTGAAGTTGCTGAAAAGTTATTGCTTTCAATATGGTATGCTATTGATGCATATGTAAATAAACTTGAAAATATAGAAAAAAGAGTTGTAGAATTGACAGCTAAAAATATTAAGAATATATATTTAGAAGGGATTAAAATTTTGGAGTGTGATTTGATTGAGTTAGAAAATTTTTATGAACTAATGAAAAGTAGAAAGTTAGATACTAACTCAATAGCATATAATGATACTTTAATGGAATTGTCTGGTTTCTTTAAAAACTATAATATAAAATTTGAAGCCTATGATATTCCAGTAAGTATAGATTATCCATTGGCGTTAGATGATATGGATATTCAAGGAATTTATTATGTGAAAAATTATATTGAGAGTATGGATATAGAAAATAGATTTTGTAATTTATTTAAAAAGAAAGATAGAAAAAAATTGTTTTATGATTATGGAATAACTTATAAAATAGACTGTGATGTTATACTTATAAATTTATTTGAACTTATTATAAATAACTCTATTTTCTCTACAATTTTAGGAAATGAATCAACTAATTTGAAGATTTCAGAATATGAATATGAATTTTTAGAAAAACAATTTAAAAACATATACAATCATACTTTTGAAGATGAAAATAAGGTCTATAAAGAAAATAATGTAATTGAATTGTTTGAAGAAAATAATAGTTTTGATTTTAATGATTCTGAAGAATTCAATAAAGAAAGTATAATAAATGAAAAAATAGTTTTATTGCTTGAAGAAACAATTGATGTGTTGATAAAAAGATTAAATATAGAAGATTTAGACATGGTAAATTATATCAAAGCATATGAGAAGATATTTATTGAGTCTGTGCTAAGTTCAATAAAAAGTGACACTTTTAAAAGTATGATAACTATAAGTAAGAATGAAAGTGAACCTTTAGAAAAGTATATTGTTGATGATGAAAATAAATTAGATGATGAGTCATTTAGAGAGATTTTTAATGCTATATTAGAAAGTACTTCTATAATTGAAAAAATAAAAATAATAAAGGAAAACATCAATGCAAAAAAAGACTTTATTGATATTCTTGAATCTGAATGCCTATTTGGAGATGATTATCTAATGCTATTTGCTTCATTAAGCGAGTTTGAATTGGCAATGTTGGGTAGTGTAGTATTTTATGAAGATATGAGAATGAAAGAAATTAATTTATTAGAACTCTTATTAAATGAGAATAGTGAAACTACACTATGGAAAAGAGAATATATTGAGTTTATGAAGATACAAAATAAAGAGAAAATACATTGTATAGAAGAATATACAAATCAAATTAATTAA
- a CDS encoding GIY-YIG nuclease family protein: MDRKRELKQLYKEMKFDIGVFIIKNDTTKKIYFGKSNDIKSKFNSLKFQLGAGSCMARDLNNDWKKYGEKAFTFEILELIKHDDNKTEKDYLEELDILEMVWLEKLKEDKSYEIYSL; encoded by the coding sequence ATGGATAGAAAACGTGAATTAAAACAATTATACAAAGAAATGAAATTTGACATTGGTGTATTTATTATAAAAAATGATACTACTAAAAAGATTTACTTTGGAAAGAGTAATGACATAAAAAGCAAATTTAACTCCCTCAAATTTCAACTTGGTGCTGGGTCATGCATGGCAAGAGATTTAAATAATGATTGGAAAAAATATGGAGAAAAAGCATTTACATTTGAAATTTTAGAACTTATAAAACATGATGATAATAAAACTGAAAAAGACTACTTAGAAGAATTAGACATTTTAGAAATGGTTTGGTTAGAAAAGTTGAAAGAAGACAAATCTTATGAGATTTATTCTTTATAA
- a CDS encoding DUF6323 family protein, with product MISPIILSSMHQNLKEIERNELLETNNESKYYGLVLSKADVKDIITSRNDTLKGYGRIELDIKVTKQLIENIYTSQFTNMDDYLETINDMQEIFYYLKNETDDKICDDEIIEILDELYEKFTGNMDNVRGEAEEFAKKFKFGEV from the coding sequence ATGATATCACCTATTATTTTGAGTTCTATGCATCAAAATTTAAAGGAAATAGAAAGAAATGAATTGCTTGAAACTAATAACGAATCTAAGTATTATGGTCTAGTACTTTCCAAAGCGGATGTAAAAGATATAATAACTTCAAGAAATGATACTTTAAAGGGATATGGAAGAATAGAACTGGATATAAAAGTTACAAAGCAATTGATAGAAAACATATATACATCACAATTTACAAATATGGATGATTATTTAGAGACTATTAATGACATGCAAGAAATCTTTTATTACTTAAAAAATGAAACCGATGATAAAATTTGTGATGATGAAATTATAGAAATACTAGATGAGCTTTATGAAAAATTTACAGGAAATATGGATAATGTAAGGGGAGAAGCAGAGGAATTTGCAAAAAAGTTTAAATTTGGAGAAGTTTAA